In Mycolicibacterium aromaticivorans JS19b1 = JCM 16368, the following proteins share a genomic window:
- a CDS encoding M23 family metallopeptidase: MATAVAAGAVAAAINIAGNTSGAQAAAASASASARNSQPPQTQEASGVQIVAVSNTADSTIHREELSRGVAFADERAAREARLRRPPFVFPTRGILTSEFGNRWGTLHGGLDIANAIGTPIYAASDGVVIAAGPTPGFGMWVKIRDANGTVTLYGHIDTATVQVGDRVFAGDPIATMGNRGNSTGPHLHFEVHINGSDKTDPMSWLSERGVTSA, from the coding sequence GTGGCAACTGCCGTCGCCGCAGGGGCAGTCGCTGCGGCAATAAATATCGCAGGCAACACCTCAGGAGCACAGGCAGCTGCGGCGAGTGCCTCAGCCTCCGCTCGCAATTCGCAACCTCCCCAGACTCAGGAAGCTAGTGGTGTCCAAATCGTCGCCGTCAGCAACACTGCGGACTCGACGATCCACCGAGAGGAACTCTCCCGTGGCGTCGCGTTCGCCGACGAGCGAGCCGCGCGCGAAGCCCGACTGCGGCGCCCACCGTTCGTGTTCCCCACCCGCGGCATCTTGACATCAGAGTTCGGCAACCGTTGGGGAACCCTGCACGGCGGACTCGACATCGCCAACGCGATCGGTACGCCGATATATGCCGCTTCGGATGGGGTGGTAATCGCCGCCGGGCCAACGCCGGGGTTCGGCATGTGGGTCAAGATCCGCGATGCAAACGGCACAGTCACGCTGTACGGCCATATTGATACCGCCACCGTGCAGGTTGGCGATCGCGTTTTCGCCGGTGATCCAATCGCGACAATGGGGAACCGTGGCAATTCGACGGGTCCGCATCTGCACTTTGAAGTGCATATCAATGGATCGGACAAGACGGACCCCATGTCGTGGCTGAGCGAACGGGGCGTGACCAGCGCGTAG
- a CDS encoding ATP-binding protein: MNSSGLGLAIVASIINAHNGKVEVESEPGRTEFRVELPVQGCQAVAQVQPSLSGG, translated from the coding sequence ATGAACAGCTCCGGCCTAGGACTGGCAATCGTCGCGTCAATCATCAATGCCCACAACGGCAAAGTAGAGGTCGAGTCCGAACCGGGCCGTACCGAGTTCCGAGTGGAACTCCCAGTCCAAGGATGTCAAGCCGTCGCGCAGGTTCAGCCAAGCCTATCCGGCGGCTGA
- a CDS encoding heavy metal translocating P-type ATPase has product MTERDDIDRGRNANGQPAHQTLALELVDLLPGSDDRCAERLTHELAENTVVDKVHVIDRDTLKPRLCVHYDADAVTASEIQRHALQAAQTINTEYGHLRWAMVETEGVAPAQSAALIDRLSSTPGVVAAVVTRDSVEVEFQRTRVTAQELVDIIAAGPAPTPPASSATAFDDRHAGKADDHSEHEHSHGGIFGERSELIFAGLAGALLLVGWLLATFTDTPRPAELVVYSAAFFFGAFFTVQEAFASIRQGRFEIDFLMLISAAGAAALGEVPEGALLLFLFSVGHALEGYAMGRARRAIEALGELAPKTALVRRDGTGETVEVPVADLRIGDIVVVRPNMRLAADGFVVAGSSSVDQAPVTGESVPVDKKPVPDIAAAAATPDLVDSSARVFAGTINGAGALEIQVTRLAEDSTLARVVRLVAEAQTKTTSAQRFTDRFQRIFVPAVLVGVFLLLFTGVVVDEPFTATLYRALAVLVAASPCALAIATPSAVLSGVARAARAGILMKGGAALEALSRVDVLAFDKTGTLTQGRPRIADVIVAEGVDEVELLTIAVAVEEQSDHPLAAAIVRDGRERLAGATTPKATDVRALSGLGVVATVDGVEVRIGKSELFLDADPPPTSLAARIDGLKNAGRTTMLVRAGERWLGVIGLMDVPRPEASEVIQRLRGLGIRDTIMLSGDNQQVADAVAADVGVSYARGNLMPEDKVSEIAALEEQLGRVGMVGDGVNDAPAMARASVGIAMGAAGSDVALETADVALMADDLKALPFAVHLSRRSSRIIKQNLWASLGIVAVLIPATVMGLGIGPAVLIHEGSTLIVVANALRLLGLPMLSITSAGQSVETSGRSPNS; this is encoded by the coding sequence ATGACCGAGCGGGACGACATTGATCGCGGGCGCAACGCCAACGGACAGCCAGCGCACCAGACGCTGGCGCTGGAGCTTGTCGACTTGTTGCCGGGGAGCGATGATCGCTGCGCTGAGCGATTAACGCACGAACTGGCTGAAAACACGGTCGTCGACAAGGTGCATGTCATCGACCGAGACACGCTCAAGCCGCGCCTGTGTGTTCACTACGACGCGGATGCCGTGACGGCGTCAGAAATTCAACGGCATGCGCTGCAGGCGGCGCAGACCATCAACACCGAGTACGGCCACCTTCGTTGGGCGATGGTTGAGACGGAGGGTGTAGCCCCAGCGCAATCAGCCGCCCTCATCGACCGGCTGTCCTCCACGCCCGGTGTTGTGGCCGCGGTCGTCACCCGTGATTCAGTCGAGGTGGAATTCCAACGAACGCGAGTGACCGCTCAGGAACTCGTTGACATCATCGCTGCCGGGCCCGCACCGACACCGCCTGCGTCAAGCGCCACCGCGTTCGACGACCGCCATGCCGGGAAAGCGGACGACCACTCGGAACACGAGCATAGCCACGGCGGAATCTTCGGGGAGCGAAGCGAACTCATCTTTGCAGGACTTGCTGGAGCATTGTTATTGGTCGGGTGGCTGCTGGCCACATTCACCGATACGCCGCGCCCTGCTGAGTTGGTTGTTTATTCTGCGGCATTCTTCTTCGGGGCCTTCTTCACGGTTCAGGAGGCGTTCGCCAGCATCCGACAGGGACGCTTCGAGATCGACTTCTTGATGCTGATCTCCGCGGCCGGCGCGGCTGCACTTGGTGAAGTTCCCGAAGGCGCTCTGCTGCTCTTCTTATTCAGCGTAGGTCACGCGCTCGAGGGCTACGCGATGGGCCGAGCCCGCCGGGCCATCGAGGCCCTCGGGGAGCTTGCCCCGAAGACGGCATTAGTCCGACGTGATGGCACGGGCGAGACCGTGGAGGTGCCTGTGGCCGACCTCCGCATCGGTGACATCGTCGTCGTACGCCCCAACATGCGCCTCGCCGCAGACGGCTTTGTCGTTGCCGGTTCCAGCAGTGTCGATCAGGCCCCAGTGACTGGTGAGAGTGTTCCCGTCGACAAGAAACCGGTACCGGACATCGCGGCGGCTGCCGCGACGCCTGACCTCGTCGACTCGTCGGCTCGGGTGTTCGCCGGAACCATCAATGGTGCTGGTGCCCTTGAGATTCAGGTGACGCGTCTGGCCGAGGACTCCACGCTGGCCCGAGTGGTCAGACTGGTCGCCGAAGCGCAGACCAAGACAACGTCGGCACAGCGATTCACCGACCGGTTCCAACGGATCTTTGTGCCGGCGGTGCTGGTGGGCGTCTTCCTACTGCTGTTCACGGGAGTCGTCGTCGACGAGCCTTTCACGGCAACGCTCTACCGCGCGCTTGCGGTTCTCGTTGCCGCTAGTCCCTGCGCATTGGCGATTGCGACACCGAGTGCTGTGCTTTCGGGCGTCGCCCGCGCTGCGCGGGCCGGCATATTGATGAAGGGCGGGGCGGCACTTGAGGCGCTGAGCCGCGTTGACGTGCTGGCGTTCGACAAGACCGGAACCCTCACCCAGGGCCGACCGCGGATCGCGGATGTCATTGTGGCCGAGGGTGTCGACGAAGTCGAGCTGCTCACAATCGCAGTGGCGGTAGAGGAACAAAGCGATCATCCATTGGCGGCTGCCATCGTCCGCGATGGCCGCGAACGCCTAGCCGGGGCAACGACACCGAAGGCGACCGACGTACGCGCGCTGAGCGGCCTCGGCGTCGTCGCAACCGTCGACGGGGTAGAGGTTCGTATCGGAAAGAGCGAGCTCTTCCTTGATGCGGATCCGCCGCCTACATCCCTCGCGGCGCGGATCGACGGACTTAAGAACGCCGGTCGAACGACCATGCTCGTGCGGGCAGGCGAGCGCTGGCTGGGCGTGATCGGCCTGATGGACGTGCCACGCCCGGAGGCGTCAGAAGTCATCCAACGCCTGCGCGGACTCGGGATCCGCGACACCATCATGTTGTCCGGCGACAATCAGCAGGTGGCCGACGCAGTCGCGGCAGACGTCGGCGTTTCCTACGCTCGTGGCAACCTCATGCCCGAGGACAAAGTGTCCGAGATCGCCGCGCTGGAGGAGCAGCTCGGGCGGGTGGGCATGGTTGGCGATGGTGTCAATGATGCGCCCGCGATGGCGCGGGCAAGCGTGGGAATCGCAATGGGCGCAGCCGGATCCGACGTGGCATTGGAGACCGCCGATGTCGCCTTGATGGCAGACGATCTCAAAGCGCTGCCTTTCGCGGTACACCTCAGTCGGCGCTCCTCACGAATCATCAAACAGAATCTGTGGGCAAGCCTCGGCATCGTCGCGGTTCTGATCCCAGCCACGGTAATGGGCCTCGGAATCGGGCCCGCGGTCCTCATCCACGAGGGATCCACGCTGATCGTCGTCGCTAACGCGCTCCGGCTACTCGGACTACCCATGTTGTCGATTACATCCGCCGGGCAGAGCGTTGAGACTTCGGGACGATCGCCGAACTCCTAA
- the ctaD gene encoding cytochrome c oxidase subunit I has protein sequence MVTEALPIGQLRARRPFPARMASKGNLIYKLVTTTDHKLIGMMYCVACFIFFFLGGLMALFMRAELTVPGMQFLSNEQYNQLFTMHGTVMLLFYATPIVFGFANLVLPLQIGAPDVAFPRLNALSFWLFLFGALIALAGFITPGGAADFGWTAYTPLSSAINTPGAGADLWILGLIVGGLGTILGAVNMVTTVVCMRAPGMTMFRMPIFTWNIFVTSILVLVAFPLLTAALFALAADRHLGAHIFDPANGGAILWQHLFWFFGHPEVYIIALPFFGIVSEIFPVFSRKPIFGYTTLIYATISIAALSVAVWAHHMYVTGAVLLPFFSFMTFLIAVPTGIKFFNWIGTMWKGRLTFETPMLFSIGFLVTFLLGGLSGVLLASPPIDFQVSDTYFVVAHFHYVLFGTIVFATYAGIYFWFPKMTGRLLDERLGKLHFWLTFIGFHTTFLVQHWLGNEGMPRRYADYLPSDGFETLNIVSTIGAFILGVSVLPFAWNVFKSWRYGEVVAVDDPWGYGNSLEWATSCPPPRHNFTELPRIRSERPAFELHYPHMIGRMRREAHVGRLHDPGNGN, from the coding sequence GTGGTAACGGAAGCGCTGCCGATCGGACAATTACGGGCGCGCCGCCCATTTCCGGCTCGAATGGCCTCCAAGGGCAATCTGATCTACAAGCTGGTGACCACCACCGATCACAAGCTGATCGGCATGATGTACTGCGTCGCCTGCTTCATCTTCTTCTTTCTCGGCGGATTGATGGCGCTGTTCATGCGTGCCGAGCTAACCGTGCCGGGTATGCAGTTCCTGTCGAACGAGCAGTACAACCAGTTGTTTACGATGCATGGCACGGTGATGTTGCTGTTCTATGCGACGCCGATCGTGTTCGGGTTCGCGAACCTGGTTCTGCCGCTGCAGATCGGAGCGCCGGATGTGGCCTTTCCCCGGCTGAACGCATTGTCGTTCTGGCTGTTCTTATTTGGGGCGCTAATTGCGCTGGCCGGCTTCATTACTCCCGGTGGCGCGGCCGACTTCGGCTGGACTGCTTACACCCCACTGTCGAGCGCCATCAATACCCCGGGTGCGGGTGCCGATCTGTGGATTCTGGGGCTGATCGTCGGTGGTCTGGGCACCATTCTGGGCGCGGTCAACATGGTGACGACGGTGGTCTGCATGCGCGCCCCCGGCATGACGATGTTCCGGATGCCGATCTTCACCTGGAACATCTTCGTGACGTCGATCCTGGTGCTGGTGGCCTTCCCGCTGCTGACCGCCGCCCTGTTTGCGTTAGCTGCCGACCGTCACCTTGGCGCACACATTTTCGACCCCGCCAACGGTGGGGCGATCTTGTGGCAGCACCTGTTCTGGTTCTTCGGGCACCCCGAGGTGTACATCATCGCGCTGCCGTTCTTCGGCATCGTCTCGGAGATCTTCCCGGTGTTCTCGCGCAAGCCGATCTTCGGCTACACCACACTGATCTACGCCACGATCAGCATCGCGGCGCTGTCGGTGGCGGTGTGGGCGCACCACATGTACGTCACGGGCGCGGTGCTGCTGCCGTTCTTCAGCTTCATGACGTTCCTGATCGCGGTGCCCACCGGCATCAAGTTCTTCAACTGGATCGGCACGATGTGGAAGGGCCGGCTCACATTCGAGACACCGATGCTGTTCTCCATCGGCTTCCTGGTGACGTTCCTGCTCGGTGGTCTGTCGGGTGTGCTGCTGGCCAGCCCGCCGATCGACTTCCAGGTCAGCGATACCTATTTCGTGGTGGCGCACTTCCACTACGTGTTGTTCGGCACGATCGTGTTTGCGACCTACGCCGGGATCTACTTCTGGTTCCCGAAGATGACGGGCCGGCTGCTCGACGAGCGACTGGGCAAGCTGCACTTTTGGCTGACGTTCATCGGCTTCCACACCACGTTCCTGGTGCAGCACTGGCTGGGCAATGAGGGCATGCCGCGCCGCTACGCCGACTACCTGCCGTCGGACGGCTTCGAGACGCTGAATATCGTCTCGACGATCGGGGCGTTCATCCTGGGTGTGTCGGTGCTGCCGTTCGCCTGGAACGTCTTCAAGAGCTGGCGCTACGGCGAGGTCGTCGCCGTCGACGATCCGTGGGGCTACGGCAACTCGCTGGAGTGGGCCACCTCGTGCCCGCCGCCGCGGCACAACTTCACCGAGCTGCCCCGGATCCGTTCGGAGCGGCCCGCTTTCGAGCTGCATTACCCGCACATGATCGGGCGGATGCGCCGCGAAGCTCACGTCGGGCGTTTACATGATCCGGGCAACGGCAACTGA